DNA sequence from the Narcine bancroftii isolate sNarBan1 chromosome 11, sNarBan1.hap1, whole genome shotgun sequence genome:
tgtttaaaattaaatgtagacatgcagcacggtaacaggcctctttggcccactagcccgtgccgcccaattatacccaattgacctacacccccagcacattttgaagggcaggaggaaaccggagtcccctgagaaaacccacgcagacgcgggtagaatatgcaaactccttacagacagcacaggattcaaacccaagtcccgatcactggcgctgtaatagcattgtgttaaccagtATGCTAACAGTGCTGCCCCAATGGTTATGGGTGTGATGTTGGGAAAAATTTGATTGTGTGGAGTCATTTTATGTAGGTCGGCTGCACATCATGGATTGAGAGGGTTACACTGTactttaatgtttcaggttggattGTGGGGAGGGTACTCTTCTACTCTTCGTGTTTTGCAGCCATCTCACACACCTTCCTCTCTTCAGGATCTGAAAGGAATTATTCTCTGCGCTTATCATTCTTCTTTTGCCACAGTGCCTTCATGTTGCAAGTGTTAGAGTCACTGCATCTTCCTGTCACATTGAGTGGCAATCATTCTTCATCTCAACCCATGTGTTCAGTTTTTCACATTACTCACTGTGTGATCTCCTGGATACTGAGGACACCAAATTTGGGTGATCATTTTGTGGAACTCCTTTGTTCAGTCAGAAAAATGTGACTTTGAGCTTCTGGTCACTCATCattttaattttctgtctggTGTCCCTGTTGACCTTTATCCTttgtttcctgcagtgttctaatGAAACATGGAATTGCACCTCATCATTCAATTAAGCCCTGTGGAGCCTCCAGGCTTCAAGTTGTTTAACCGTTTTGGAACTGCTATTGATAATGGTTCATTTAACACCTATACACGCTTTTCAGCATCTTATTTTCTCCAGCACATCATCCCTTTTAATCTTTCCTGTTTCCAATTTTCTTTGGGTTTTTTCCCCCCTGCCTCCTCTGATCTCTGTAAATTGAATCATCATTTTGGTCTAATGGAAGAATGTTCAGCTAAAAATTGTTTCTATTCACAGGTATTACATGACctgagtattcccagcattttctgttttgtctCTGACTTCCAGTATCAGGAGCTTTTTGCTTTCATATTATATTTATTGCTGATATAAATGCAGCCCAATCACTGCTAGAGCAACCTCTTCATTTGACTTAATTTGGGTCAATGACTCCTTCGTTTCACAGTTAAACGTTGATGTTAAGAGCAGTTTCTTGTGCCTCATCTCTGCAGCTTTGGAGTAACATCTTTaataattcctgaataatcaatggaccaaagtcactgccttacattttgttgcactttttatttattgttataagGTGGTGACTGTGAAtgtttgtgacttgttcatgacaacaaattctgattcagagGAACATCTAATATTTCCCTGTGATAAATATTAATCAACTGGCATGTAGTTTCCGGCTTTTTGTCTCCCTCTGAAGTGCGGGTTTTCCATTCTAATGGAATCTTCCCCAAATATAGTTGATTCTGGAGAATGAGAAGCACTGCATCCAGTGTTTGATGAGCCTTTAGGAAACTAGGGTATGTATCATTTCACTAGTGGTTGTACATCTCTCCCTACCTTTAAATTTCTGATTTGCAGTTTTTCCTTGAATGTTGCTCCCATCCTCTATGGTTAAGACGGTCACAGAGTTCTCGAAATTCACGTTGCTAATTCCCCTGACTTTATTTCAATAGGatgagcattgtgttttttttgtttatatgtatGGAAACACCCTTGCTTTTGATTTTACATTTCTGGTCAGCTTCATTCTTCACTTTATGTACTCTTCTGTTGTTAATCTTCAGTCACCATCCGTTCCACAGTTCTGGTTGAAGATGGGTGGAAGTGCCTTGTTGTTCGCACCATGTACCAGCGAGCTCCATTATTACCAGCACTAGGGTAGTTCACGGAGCCACTTCCTGTATAATTACTGATCATAGAGCAGAAAATCATGGATCCAGCAGGTCTAGCAACATTTGGGAAGAGAGAAAGCAGTTCATGTTTCAAGTTTATAATCTTTTATCAGAGTTGCTATTTTCCCATTCATGAGTTGAATTGCCCTGATTATAATAGGGTCTggcagtttaatttaaaaaaaattagacatactacacagtaacaggccatttcggcccatgagtccatgccgcccaattaacctacgtttcTGTGGTTGTACCGCAAGGGTTCACTTACCCCCAGGTCCCTTATTAACTCTGGTTCATTATGCAgtacccaatccagaattgccatttccctggttgACTCAGCCACAGCTGTTCTAAGAAGGCATTCACTAAATCATTTCCCTTGGGATCCAACACcatcctggttttcccaatcaacctccATATTAAAATCCCCATGACTATTGTAACATTGCCCTTTATGCATGCCTTCTCTTTCTCCCCCACCTCTCAACCGTCCCTACGTTGTAATCTGACAAGCATCAAATGATGGGCAGAAACTCTTAACTGTGGTTCCTATCACAGATTCTGCTCAGTTCATTGACCCTTTCACTCACCCTACGCCCAATCTGAGATTAAATCAGACCTTGATGTTCTATTTGTAATGAAGATTTTGAGACCATGTTTCCTTATTATCACTCCTTAATATCATCTCCCTCTACCTTACCCCAGTtcatcaaattccaaaatttttttcaaaaaaataaactttaatcaaaataaattatttacaaaagaaaagTGTACATCCTTGGTGTCATATCTGTACATTTCCATTGTTacatttgtattttttatttaGCATCATTCCCACCGCTGTGGGCCCTTGTAGTTACCTCCCTCTCTgtggtttgagggacttcccaGTCAGTCCCAGCCCCTCACAGTGGAAAGACTCGAGACTGTGGTCATTATACCAAAGGAAACTGTGCAAGTCCTTTAGCATCCTCAGTGTCAGATTCATATATACAGTACAAGCCATTACTGTAAATTGTTACACCCATCCTCTAATTGGCTACATGGCACTGTTGCCTCTACTATGGCCCCTTGTCATTACTCTTCCCCTTCATTGTTTGCAggacttcccctcagtctcaaccCTCCAATGCCTGGTAGTGGAAGGACTCTAGATGGTGGtccttcttcctcccccctcccctcaccccccaaaaCCTTCAGGTTGACTGTGCCAACAAGCCTCAGGGTGTTCCTCatcacatactcctgcagcctggaatgtgcctcTCAGCAACAtttcctcaccaacatcttggttTGCTGGAAGATCTCAAAATGTTTTGGCaggccaaagggcatctttcaccgagtcatccagcagctctggatgtctgtctctgcatGCGTCCCTGGGAACACCCTGTAAACAAAAAGTACTGTGTTCCACTGcagctggggatgaaccatgacaaggaccctaacatccttctccacacactctccaCAAATCcatattctgcaaagaggtgggtgactgtctccactGCACTGCAGTAGTCTCGGGGACCTTGTGCATTGTGGATGGCCAGGTTAATCAAATGCTTCTGGTGAAGCCTTTATTAGTGTTTCATTCTAGACCAAACTATACCCAAGCATTCCTAGCCAGCCTCTCACACATTTACCCTCTGTAAATGAGTGGAATTCTAAATTTCTGCAGCTGATGGTTGCATCCACCATGGTCATCATCCTGTATCCCCTTTGagcattatttaaatttaaatgtcttTCACCTTGTTTCCTAATCCTTGCAAGGCCATACAACTCTTTATTGTGAATCTTTCTGTCTTTCAAATATTTTCAATATCTGTGCTCCCCCAGTTCTTTCAAGAACCCAATTTTTATTGCTATGTCTTTGTGGCCATTTGTCATAAACTGCCAGGTCCACTTCTAGAatttgttgctggtcctccctttTCCATCTgcaccttttttcccccttttaagATTTGCTTTTGGAGTGACTCATTCTTGTCACTTATTGGCCAGTGAGTTGGGTCATATTTTGCCTGACAACACATTTTATGTTAAAAGTATtggagattcaagattcaatttattggcatgaaataaaacagggtcatattacatgaaattgcttttggttgctgtaaggcagacagattcaccatcagcagaaattgcctgaagcacctcttaccatcagagaaagagaagcaaaagagagtcgtccTCCGCCCCCCGCCCCAAGTCACTAATTTGCCTCCGGTGCTCCCACAGCCTTGGCAACCACACGTAGTCCAGTCAAAACCAACAGCAACTCAAGTTCCAGATCTGAAACCCTGATACAATTAAAAACCCTTCAGTGCCTTCTGCATCCTCTCACATCCTCTTTCTGaaatctggtaccccttcaaccagtttcgagccagtctccagcagttcacagcctctgtgggttccttgcctcgattACCTATTTGTACTTCACCCTCAGATATATAAATGCATGCTAAAAAATtgctaaaattaatttttaatagcCCCACTGAAATGTTGCATCCTCGGTGGTCTAATTCAGAGAACTTGAGGCGGCATGGCTAGcgtggcagttagcgcaatgctgttacagcgccagccatcagTACCAGGGTTcggatcccgtgctgtctgtaaggagtctgtatgttctctctgtgtctgagtgggttttcccagaGGCCCCGATTTCCTTCCACTGTTGGAaacagtgtaggttaattggacagcataggctcatgggccaaaagggactgttaccatgatgtatgtctaaatttttttaaaattaaaactttaagAGAAGGAAATGTAGAAGGTTATTTGATGCAAAGTGGGGAGTAAAAGTGCACTGCCTCGCAGCGGCAGATTCCTAGGTTCAGTCCTGATCTTGTGAACGGTGGTGTTTGCACGCCAGCTCAGTTTTCTCTGGGTGCACTCGTTTCCAATCgggatttttttaattgaataacCGGGATTATTTTCACAACAACCTAATGGAATCTacctgaattttaatcaatttaaataaaataaaatgagagaGATTATACAGTGGATAGGAGATCTCGTTCAACTTTCTACTGTCCAGCAGTGAACACTTTGTTTTTTGTGCAATCATTGTATTCAGGAAAAACACATGTATCTAGTAATGGATttaagattatttttatttttaatgattaGAAGATACAATCTCCAACATCCAAAGTGAATTTTAACAAACTTTGGTTTTGATTAATTTCACAGGTATGAAATAGGAAGACCCAATTCTACAGGCTCAGCAGAGAATTCTTCAGGGAGAATGCATCTGGCAGTGGTGGCTTGTGGGGAGAGGCTGGAGGAGACCCTAACAATGATGAAGTCTGCTGTTTTATTTAGTTATAAACCACTTAATTTCCACATATTTGCAGAGGATGAACTCCATGATGAGTTCAATAGCTCGGTAAGTACCTGCTTTGATagttgcactaatttttttttgataGATTTGTCAGGAAATGTAAGTGATATGGATTTATTGAATGCCTCACGTCGATCACTAAACATTTTGTGTTCCTGCAGCAGCTCCCTCcgccccccaaccacccccctcACAATAAGGAGGTGGGGGAGTTACATTCGGAGAACTCGGTCTATATTGCGATTTTCTATAATGCAAACCCATGCCATCAGCGCTTGTGTCAAGAAATGAGAGTTGAAGAAATATCAATTTTGTGTTTACTTTTttatccttcccccaccccccccccacattaatTCTGGAGAGTGAATTTTATTATACGctcaccagcattttctcatactttgatgaagggctccagcccgaaacgtcagttacgtaactctgcctttgctacataaaggacactgtctgacctgctgagtctctccagcgttGTGTCTTTTTACTTATTACACTTCTCTCTTTTTTGGCGAGAGTGAATTTCTTTTACCAGACAACTGTATTGTGGGTGGGGTTGGGTGGTTGAAGAGGTTGGGTTTGCTCAGAATTACCTATGGCATCTTTTTGTGCTAGGTGGTGCTCGTGGCCCTGGAATATTTCCAGAAGAATAAGGTCCTTGTATTCTATCAGCATGAAGCAGGTCATGAAATTGGCTGGAGAAATTGCCCCAATCCATTCTGTTCCATCTGTGTCATTTATTTTGTAGCATGGTAAGCAGAGAATGCTTGTAGAGGATCATGTTAATAATCTTTCTGTTTTATAAACAGCTGGAAAACTGGAAGAAGGAGTTCCATCAGAAATTCAATCACACCATTTATCCAATAACATTTCCAGCTGATACTGCAGCATTGTGGAAGAAACTCTTCAAACCCTGTGCTTCACAGCGACTCTTTTTACCTGTAAGAACTATTAAAGAGGAAGGTGGGactaagtaaaaacacagaaatgctggaagaactcagcaggtctcacagcgtccatgggaggtaaagatatattactgatgttttgggcctgagcccttccttaccttgaaatgctgagtttctccagcatttctgtgcgtttactacaatcacagtgcctgcggACTCTCCTATTTTACTCTAGTTGGGACAAAGTGTTGGAGGGTGGTTGGGATACTGTCAGGATTAGCTCCAGTGGAGTCTGCAGACTGAGATCCAACAGAAAACCCTTGACCTGAAGAGCATGTTGCGggtagaaagagggagagaaaattTCGGATAATCATTGTTTAGCTCAACTTCAGCCCAAACACTTGGTCCATTCCACCTTGGCAGAGAAGGTCAAAGATGGAGGTAGTGAGTGGCCACTGGAAGTATTCTGTCCTTGACACTTCCCCTTGCCTCTGTCCCACAGCCAAATATTAAGGTCAGCATTAAAGCTGTGAACCACTTCCCATTGCTTGATAGCTGCCACTCAGGGAGGACAGACATCAGTGATGATATTCTCTAGCACCTTCAACGTGTCAGCACATAGTTTGGCTGGCTGAGGAAATGTATTTGAAGATCAAGGACCCCCAACCCAGTGTAGAACTTGAGGCCCACTGGGTTGCAATGATCTTTGACCTCTTACACATTCAAGAGATGATAGGCTGGCTGCCTTTGGCAATAGGTCAAGCAAATCAATGTCCCCATCAACATCCCCAGCACTGAAACTGACTTTATGCAGTCAGCTCCAGTGAGCAGCCCACATTATTTGTATGGCTGATGTCCTGAGTCAGTCACATTTCCCTGAAGTTATTCATGGCAAGTGTTTATCAGGTGAACAATTCAAAAATGGTCTCCGAAcaatggtgctgtctgtaaggagtttgcatgttctcatgtctgcatgagtttcctctaggcactccggtttcctcccactgttcaaaagcaaaacgtaccagggtatggtgtaattgggcagcacggactcatgggctgaaagggcctgttaccgtgctgtaaaaaaaaacatccttgTCAAACATGAGGTCCCTGTGACTGGTGGGAAGAGGACAGGTGAGGTACAAAATCAGCCACAGTCTCATTGAATGGAATGCTGTCTCTATTTTTTCAAGTTAATTCCATTTGTATGTGGGATGATATCGCTGCAAAATATTTTGCTGTATAAAATCCTCCTTAATGATTTGACCAGTTTTCACAAAGCATAAAAAATCTTGCCAAATACTTGTCAATTTTTTGCAATAATTGCAGATATAATTCAAATGTGCTTGGTTACTTTAGGGGTTTTAATTGTTAAAAAGTGACATTGATGTGAGTGGCGCACAGGGTGCCGAATAATAATAAGAAAACTTCATTTGAGTAAACATTCCACATAAAATGTCACTCACACACCAGCAGCAGTGTAACTTGGTGCACGGGATCAATGAGGCTGGGACAAAACCAAAAAGTAAAGGATATGTTTCTaagttttattttgtatttattgctaAAGAGGTGGGTTTAAACTGAGTAGTGAGTGAAAGGCTTGGTTTGTCATGTCACTAAGACTTGATAAATCTTGCAGCCAACCTAATAAGTAGCAGATATGTCAATCAACATTGAATACAGATGCAGGAACACGTAAAAGAAGGAaaatttgctttattaaaaaaaatactgtcaaAGATACATCCAGAAATTTTCCATGGGACTGATATTGTGTAAACCGTTGCCTTTTATTTAAGACCTGGAGCTGGAAACCTTGATCTGTGCCAAATGGAGGTATCTTAAGCAATCAATTATTGGCATATAAGCCACCATCACCTATTTTACCGGTACCACAGATATTTTacacctgacgaagggcccaggcccaaaatgttggttaccctttactttgcATAGATGTGAGTGATCTGATGAGTACCTGCAGCATGTGTGTATTgtgcttgaccccagcatctccagatttgCTTGTTTAACACATTTCCTGGTATGttcttgtttctttttaaaaaaaagttgatctTGAAGGACGTGGATTCCTTGCTTTACGTAGacactgatgtcctttttctGAGTCCGATTGATGACATGTGGGCATTTTTTGAAGACTTCAATCAAACTCAAATCGCTGGAATGGCACCAGAGCATGATGAGCCACGAATTGGTTGGTACAACCGGTTTGCCAGGCATCCATATTATGGAAAAACTGGAGTCAACTCTGGAGTAATGTTGATGAACATGTCccgaattagaaaaaaatacttcaAAGTAAGCACATCTCAACTCTTTTGGTCATATTACAGTGGAACCCCGTTATTACACAATAGTTAGGGgtccaaaaaaaattgcattgagAAAAAAAGTGGGGTCGTGCTAGCTAAATCATGGTTTCACTACTGTGCATAATATATACACTCATCGATCACTGCAGCACTCACCTCCACCTCTCCCCGTTCGCGGCAGCACTGGCCCCGCCCCATTCACAGCCACACACACCAtcaccccccctctcccttcatcAATGCAATGAATTCCCCACCAAGATTGCTTAGCTTAATCATTTAGACGCGCCACTTCTAAAAATCCGCTGCGCGACGGGCTGGCCATCCCTGGTACTGCATCTTTTAAAGTGGGCTCACTTAATATTCCATCTCAAAGATTGGAACGTGGACGTTAAGGGGTTTAATGACTCATCGTGTTATATCCGAATTCGCGTTAAGATGGGGCGCGTTAAATCGGGGTTCCACTATACCTGCTGCAATGTTTGATGTACATTGTGTTTAATCCATTCTAATGTCCTCTAAAGGATGTAGGAAACAAGTGACCATAAATTGACATTTACAGTAcacaaaaatgatggagaaactcagcaagtcgtgtttcgagcctgagcccttcaaggtggcccataccttgacaaagggttcaggctcAAACTGTTGgttgccttttgcttcctatggctactgagtgacc
Encoded proteins:
- the LOC138745794 gene encoding glucoside xylosyltransferase 1-like isoform X3, which codes for MRRCVRAALLCLAFAFLLALYVLNEMAEAEEVRRRRPPAGYRRRRGREVGPRSRCKDVSGSFWNPYWMLPTGVCAVNCFWESAFRYEIGRPNSTGSAENSSGRMHLAVVACGERLEETLTMMKSAVLFSYKPLNFHIFAEDELHDEFNSSLENWKKEFHQKFNHTIYPITFPADTAALWKKLFKPCASQRLFLPLILKDVDSLLYVDTDVLFLSPIDDMWAFFEDFNQTQIAGMAPEHDEPRIGWYNRFARHPYYGKTGVNSGVMLMNMSRIRKKYFKNDMTTARLKWEDLLLPLFKKYKLNITWGDQDLLNIVFHYNPESLFIFPCQWNYRPDHCMYGSNCKAAEDEGIFVLHGNRGVYHDEKQPAFRAVYRAIKNMLCP